DNA from Gephyromycinifex aptenodytis:
CTGGGTCCCACGGAACGGTGGGCGCTGGCGCTACCTGTGGGGCCGTGCCGGCCAGTAGTAGCGAGGCGGATGCGATGACTGCACACTTCATGACAGCTCCCCTGTTGTGAGACGCACCCCTGTGTCACGTCTCATGAGCACATCAGAACATGCGTGGGCATACCCCCGGTGGGTGATATTCCTCACTAGCTGAACCTTGGAACGCCAGTCGCCCTCCGTTGGGCTAAAATACGGACGCGGTGTGGTGTGGGCACATCCTCTTCCCGGCACGTCTGGACCCTGGATGCCGATGCGTCGGGGTGTTAGGCGGAGGATTCACTGGGTCACAGATGCCGCTGTCCGCCGTGCCCCGACGCGTTCTTTCGGAACGTTAGTAGCTCGGTTTTCCGACCAGACGCTGTCTGTCCGGATTCGGTTACAGGCCCAGTCCTGGCCCGTTGTGGCTCCTGCCGCCCCAGCCGGGCCCGTGGTGGTGGGCGCCGCTGCGGCCCGGCCCGTCGTAGCCGTACTCCGTGATGGTGGACGTTGGCTCGTTCTCGAGTTTCTCGAGCTCCTGCGCGAGAAGCTTGCTCGTCTCGGCGATGTACTCGCTCAGGTCGCCCGGGAACGATGGGGCGACACTGCGCACGGCGCGCACGGCTTCCTCGTCGATAGGTGCCCGGCCGCCCGTCTGGTCCCCGTCGAGAGCCGCCCGCTTCTCAGCGGCGCGAGCCTTGATCTGCTCGGCCACACTGAGCGACTGCTGACCGTCGCCTCGCGGGGCGCGTTCGAGTACAGCCCGCTCGGTGCCGCGTGCACGGCGCTGCTCTGCCTGGGCGCGGATGTACGCCCGGGACCGACTCATCCGCTCGGCCTGTTCCTGCTCGGCGGCGAGCACGCGACCAGCCGGGGTGGTTCGCCCGAGCTCGGCATGCTCCACGGCAGCCTCCATCCCGTACTCGGTGGCCTGACGTGCGGCCTCATCTCGCACCGCTCGCCGCAACACGGTGTGAGCTGCGTGGTCACGACGGTCCCGCCCGACGATGTCGGCCAGCCGGTCAGCGGCCTGGTCCGGTGTCCCGACCCACCGCTCGACGCTCTCACCGTCCACGAACGCATCACTCGCGTCAGCGTGGGCGCGGCTCGCGCCGACCTCGACCGCGGCCGTCGCGTCGTCGATGACGTAGACCCGGTTCGATTCCCGACCACGGGTCAGACCCACGTACGCCGCGGACCGGTCCGTACGCCCGGCATCGAACAGGGCATGCGCGCTGCTCACGGTCGCGCCCTGCGCGGAGTGGATCGTCACGCCGTACCCGAGCCGGGCGTGCTCACCCAGGTAGCGCCCCGGGAGCGTGACCCGCTCACCGTCCTGGTCCCCACCCAGACGGCGCACACGGGCGTCGCCGCGCTCGTCGATGGCTTCCACGACCCACCGGTTCGACGTACGCACCGGCGCGCCACGGCTCGTGACCAGCGAATAGTCGTTGCGGCGCGTCACCAGCACGTCACCGACGTAGGCCCGCTCACCCGGCCCAGGGTGGGAGGCGTCCCCGAGCACGACCGACCCCTGACTGGGGTCCACGGTCCCGGACTCAATGAGCCAGGCCTGAGCCCGCGCAGACAACCCTTCGGCGACCTCCCACGTGGGCGCCATGAGCAGCGAGTCCCTGCCGGACTCCATGTCAGCGCTCCACCCGGCCCACGCCGCCTCCACCATGGACGCACTCGACCCCACGGCCAGACGGTCGTTCTCCCGGTACCACTCCACGGCGGCCCCGACCTCGGAGGCTTCACCATCACGCACGGCCAACGTCGCGGCCCGCTCGGCCTCGTCACGCTGCCGCCACACCTGCTCCAACTCCACGGTGTCGGGCAGCGACTCGGCCAACAGCCCGAGCAACCCCCCGGCCGTACCCGGTGCCTGGAGTTGGGCCGGGTCACCGACCAGGACCATGCGCGCCCCATCGGTCTCGGCCTGCTCTATGAGCCGCGCGAGATCGGCAGACCCGATCATCCCGGCCTCGTCCACCACGACCACGGTCCCCGGCGCCCACACGTGCGCCTGCCGGTTCGCCTGCCCCAACGCGGTCGCGACCGTCGCCGCCGCCGACGCCACACCCTCACCGACCATCACGTCGGCAGCCGCGCCCGTCGGGGCCAGCGCGACGACCTCGTGCCCACCGGCCTCCCACGCCCGCCGCGCGGCGTGCAGCGAATGAGTCTTGCCCGCACCGGCCGGTGCCACCAGCACCGACGCCCGCGACGGGGAGGACACCAGAGCACGAACGGCCCTCTCCTGCTCCCCCGACAGACCCGTCGCCACGACCCAACGCTCATCCACGCCCAGGTCAGCGACCGCGCCCGCACGACCCACGGCACCCGCCTCACGCTCGATCGTGCCCGTGGTCGTCCACCGCGCGGTCCCCTCCCGATCGCTCAGGGGCCGGCGCTCGGCATCCATCATGACCAGCCCGTCCCGCCGCGCGATCGTCCGCGCCGGCGCCTCCAGGCTGATCGCCTCACCGATCGTCTCCTCCGCCAACGCCTCGACCCGCTCCACCAGCGTCGCCGGGTCGGCATCCGGCGGCATCAACGACGCGATGACCTCCACCGCATCGGCGCGGGTCCACGTCGAACGACGCGCAGCCAGCTCATCCAGCACGGTCCTCGGGATCGGCTCGGCATCCCGCTGCCCCAGCTCACCCTCCGCGGCCACGTGCGGCCCGTACACGCCCCGCAGGTCCACGCCCCGCGCACGCTCATCGGCCATCCACTGCACCCGCAGCTCGGTCGTGCTCTTGCCCGTCTCCTTGGCGCTACGGGTGGCCTTCTGCGCCGCCTGCTGAGCCGCTGCCGTGGACCTCACGCCCTGCTCGGACAACCACGCGTCGATCTGGCTATGCCGCTGACTCCACGCCTCGATATCGGCCCGCTTCACGTTCGCCAGCTCCGACAACCCCGTAGCCGGGTCCACCCACTGCCACGCCACCCCCAGCGACCTCGTCAGCTCGGCCCGCAGCGCCGCCTGGTAGACCGTCCCCGCCGCCCGCAGCTCGTGCATCAGCGACGTCCCGTCGATCGTCTTCCACGACCCATCCGGCGCCAACACCTTGTTCGAGACCAACACGTGCGTGTGCAGGTGCGGATCCTGCGCACGGCTCGTGCGGTGGTCGTACCGCACCCCGGCCAACCCGTCCGCCCGCACCACACCCACGCCCTCGACACCCGGCACCCGCTGACGCGTGTACGTCGCGTGCTCCCCCAAATACGCCAACGCGGCATCCGTCGCGGCCTCATGCGCCGCCGCCACCGCCTCGTGCTCGCTGCGCGACCCCAACGCCCACAACAACGACACCGACTTCGGAGCCGAGACCGTCAAGTCCCACCCGTGCAACCCGTCCTCGCGGACCTTCGCCCCCAACACCTCACCCGAGGGAGCCGTCGGCCGCTGCGAAAACCACGCCTCGACATCCTCGCGGGACACCTCCTGCCCCGCCACAACCCCCAGACGCGCCGCCGTATCTCCCGCGACCTGCCCACCGGGGAGGTGGGGGCTGTGGCGTTCTCCGGTTGCCCGACCTGGGATGCGAGGTGCTCGCTGGCCTGTGCGGCAGCCTCGAGAGTCTTACTCGCCGAGGTCGCCAACCCCTTCGCTTGGGACTTGGTGGCAGCGGCGCGTGTACGGGCCGTTGTGGCGGCGCGCTTGGTGGCGGCCTTGGCTGAAGCGGCCGTAGTCTGCGCGCCGGAGCTGACCTCCTGCTCGACCCGGTCGATGGCCTCGCCGACCGTCTCGACCACGTCGGCCTCCACCGCGGTGAGGGCGTCTTGGGCTGCCTCGGTGCTCTTCTTGGCTCCCTTGCGGGTGACGGTCACCAGCGACTTGCCACGCGAGACGGTGGCGCGTCCCTGATCGAACAGCTCTGCCACGGCCTCGTCGTGGCTGACCCGTTCCACCAGGTTGCGGCCCCGGGCGGCGAGGTTGTCGAACTGTTCCTCGGCTTTCTCCGCTGTTTCCAACCCGCTCGAGATGACGTCGTTAGGCAGAGACACAACGCGCCCGGAGATCCGCTTGAACTCGCCTACGACGCTGCGGGAGGTGAGTTCGGCTCGCAGCTCTTCCATCTGCTGCTGCATGAGCCGCAACCGTTCGATGGCCAGGTCGGTGATGCCGAGCATCGCGAAGCCGGAATCCAAAGCGGTGCGCCGCGCTTCGACAGCGAGCTTTCCCGCGTGGGTCTCGGCTTCCTGGCTGAGCTCATGGACCTTGACGCGGGCGGAGGTGGCCAACTGCGCGGGAGCGGCCGTCCTCTGCTTGGCAGGTGTCTTGGCCGCAGCGGTGCGTTTGCTCGCCTGCTTCTTGGCGGCGTTCTGCGAAGCCGCGCTGGTCTTCTTCGCCGCCTGCCTCTTAGTCGCAGTCTGCTTCTGCGCAGCGCTCTTCTTGGCGGCACTCTTGCGAGCGGTGCTGGTGGTGCCGGCGTCGGCGGTGCTCAGAGCCGGGGTGGTGGAGTTGGTGCTGTGGTCCGCGGTGGGGGACATGGCAGGCTCCTGGCGCACGGGGGTGCGATAGCGGGGAAGACGCATAGACCGCGCCCACCTTCATCTTGCTTGCTGGAGCAAGCACTCCGCAAACCCTGGCATGCGTGAGGGTGGCCACATCTGGCAGTGGTGTGGGCCCTCGCCGTGCACGCCGCCCCGTCCACGCCCCCTCAGAGATGGGTGGGACTACCAGCGCACCGGCCTGACACGCACCTGGCAGACGCCAAACCGGCCGCGCCGACCTGTGCTCGCAGCGGCCGCTCACTCCTGGGTGCGGTAGCGCCCCAGTTCCGGCACGATGACAGCGGCGTCGCTCCAGGCCTCGGCGACTACGGCGCCGAGCCAACTACGCACCGCCGCGACCTGCTCATCGCTCAGCCCGCGAATGGCCTCCAGGTAGCCGACCCCGGCTTCGGCGGTAGCAGCGAAGGACTCCACCACCTGCATGTCCGGCGGGGTCTCGTTATGGCGCACCACCTCGATGAGGTCTTCGAGGCGATCCCGCACCACCATCTGGGTCTGGTCGCGTCCCGGCAGCTTGGCCACGAGCTTGCCCAGCCGGGAGCAGCGCTCCTTACGGGCCGCCGAAATCACCTCGTGGGCCCCCTCAGCCACCAGTGGCCCGAGTTCCTGCGTCGCGAAGAAGTGAACGCGCACATGGCGATACCACTGCTCCAACGCGTTCAACTGGGCCAGATACCCCACGTTTTTGGCCAGGACCCGCACCAGGTTGCGGTAGTCGTCAGCGGCGAAGGGCCGGTTCATGCTCGGCGGGGCACCGACCAGGGTCAGGGTGTCCTCGGTGAGAACATCCCGGCGAATGACCGAGCCCGCACCGACCACCGTCCCGTAGGCGACCTCCACCGGGCCGACCGCCCCACCTTGGCCGCCCAGGAAGATGGGGCGTTGCCGCAGCAGCACGCCCCGAGGCACGTCGCCGAACAGTGACGGTGTGGTCTTGTCGCCGCTGGGTGTGAAGTTGAAGTGGATGTAAGAGGAGCCGATCTCACTGTGGTCGCTGCGGCTGGTGCCGCCGGCCATGAACGCATCGCAGAAGTTGATCAAGCTGCCGAGGGTGACGAACGGGAACAGAATCGTCTGTTTCAATCCGACGCAGTGCGCGCCGCTGGCTTCTTCTTCCAACAGCGTCCCCTCGCGGACGTGGTGTCCCAGGCCGAGGTTGGCTCCTTGCAGGAACGTCGCCTTGGCGGCATAGCCACCCTTGAGTGCCACGTTCGGGCCCAACCGCACATCCTCAATCGTTACCGGGCCCTCTCGCCCGAGTTCGACACCGGCCGAGATGACGGTCGAGGCGCCGCGAATCCGGCATCCAGGATGGATGGTCACGCCGTTCCCGCTGATGCGTTCGACGTTGACCTCAGGGCCGATATCCAACGTCCATGGGTTCGGGATATCGACCCCCTTGTCGACGAGGCGTCGAACCTGGTCCATCCCACGCGGTTCCAACTGCATGAAGCACTCCCGGTCTGTGGCGAAGGGGCAAGTGCTGCGGCCCCCTCGCAGCGTACAAGCGCAGCGCCCACACCCTGTGGAAGTTCCCGGACCTCGCAGGACCGATCCTTCTACCGTGCGCGATATGACTGCTTTCTTCAGTGTGGACATCGGCGACTTGCACCACGCCGGCTCCCATCTGCGCGCTCAAGCCGACGTCGTTCACCGTCAACAACTGCCGCAAGCAGGCCCCGAGCACGGTGAGATCCAAAGCGGGGTAGCAGAATTCACCCAGTCCTGGGGTGCGCAACTGCGGGGGCTGGGCAAGGCGCTGACCAGCCTGGCCGCCAGCGTGGAGTCCATCGCTGAGGATGTCAGCGCCACCGATGTGAGCGCCGCGGCTGCCTGGCATGACGTGGGGTCGCACCTACCGAAGGTCGAGGCGGCACAGCTGCCCCGATCCGCGCCGCACCTGCGTGTGCCTGAGTCGGGCTGAGGCTGCACCTTGTAGGGTCGGGCTAGCCCAGGCCGAGGAGGACCCTATGGACGATGAACGAACCACGTACGTTCTCGTCGACGGTGAGAACATCGACGCCACGCTCGGCACCGGCATCCTCAACCGCAAACCCCGCTCAGACGAACGCCCACGCTGGGATCGGGTACTGACCTTCGCCGAAGAGAAGTGGCAGCAGCCCGTCAAGGGCCTGTTCTTCCTCGCCGCCCACTACGAATTGCCGATGCCCTTCGTCCAGGCGCTCATCGCTCTCGGTTATCGTCCGGTGCCGCTGAGCGGTCGAGCCGACGAGAAGGTCGTCGACATCGCCATCCAGCGCACACTGGTGGAACTTCGCCGCCGCGAAGCCGATGTCATGCTCGTCAGCCACGATGGGGACTTCATCGAGCAACTCGCAGACATCTGCGACGGACGCGATGTCGCCGTCGTCGGCTTCGGAGAGTTCCGCAGTAGCGCCTACCGCGAGCTCGTTGAGCGCGGCCTTGAGTTCTACGACCTCGAGTACGAAGTGCAGGCCTTCACCGCCCGGCTACCGCGGGTGCGGATCATCCCGATCGAGGAGTTCGACCCGCTGGAGTTCCTGTAACCCCAGGCGAGCTAACACTGGATGCGCCGGATGGTTAGCCATCCGGGTCTGTCGGGAAAGCATGTGCTCCGTGAATCGTGATTCTCGGGTTCATGGGTTGGTCGCCGCCCTCGGTAATCCACGTCGGACACCTGGCGCGCCGGGCCGCCTTGAGCTGGTGAGTTGTCCACACCGCCACGCGCCTCGCCGGTGAGGTGCATTCGGCACCTCGCAGTCCTGTTACCCGCCGGTATCGGGTGTTACCGTCACCCGACGTGCCACGTGAGTCGAGGAGACAGCTGTGACCACCCCGTACCCGCACTTGTTCTCCCCCTTGGATCTCGGACGGATCAGCCTGCGTAACCGACTCGTCATGGGTTCGATGCACACCGGGCTGGAGGACGGGGCCAAGTCGCTGCCCGATTTGACCGCTTTCTTCGTTGAACGTGCCCGCGGTGGGGTGGGCACCATCATCACCGGCGGCTACTCGCCCACCCGCGCCGGGCTGCTCTACCCGGGTGCGGCCGGGATGTTCACCACCAAACACACTCGGGGCCACCGTGAACTCACCGGCGCCGTGCAAGCCGAAGGAGCCAAGATCCTGCTGCAGCTCCTGCACGCAGGCCGGTACTCCTACCACCCGCTGCAGGTCTCGGCGTCGCGGGTGAAGGCGCCCATCAACCCCTTCACGCCGATCCCGCTGCCCCGGCTGGGAGTGCAGCGCACCATCGCCGCCTTTGCCCGCTCGGCCGAGCTCGCGGCCAGCGCCGGTTATGACGGCGTTGAGATCATGGGCTCCGAGGGGTACTTCATCAACCAGTTCCTGGCCACCCGCACCAACCGGCGCCGCGACGCCTGGGGCGGCTCCGCGCAGAACCGCCGCCGGCTCGCGGTGGAGATCGTCCGCCAGACTCGGGAGGCCGTCGGTTCGGACTTCATCATCGCCTACCGGCTCTCCATGCTCGATCTGGTTCCCGGCGGTCAGGAATGGCGCGAAGTGCTCGACCTGGCCCGCGCCGTGGAGGATGCCGGCGCCAGCTTCATCAACACCGGTATCGGGTGGCATGAAGCCCGGGTTCCCACGATCGTCACTTCCGTCCCGCGCGGTGCTTTCGTCGACACCAGCGCCAAGGTGGCGGCACATGTCTCCATCCCGGTCGCGGCCTCCAACCGGATCAACACCCCCGAGCTGGCCGAACAGATCCTCGCCGACACCGACCTGGCATTGGTCTCGATGGCCCGGCCCTTCCTGGCCGACCCGGAGCTGCCGATCAAGGCGCAATCGGGCCGCGCCGAGGAGATCAACACCTGTATCGCCTGCAACCAGGCATGCCTAGACCACACCTTCGCCCGCAAACCGGTCTCGTGCCTGGTCAACCCTCGCGCCGGACACGAACGCACCCTGCTGTTGCCGGACGTGAGCGTGCGGCGCCGGATTGCCGTCGTGGGTGCAGGCCCTGCCGGGTTGGCCGCCGCGACCACCCTGGCTCGGCGCGGCCATGAGGTCGATCTGTTCGAGGGCTCGGACCACATCGGCGGGCAGTTCTGGCTGGCGATGCGGATCCCGGGCAAAGAAGAGTTCGCCGAGACCATCCGCTATTTCGAGAAGCAGATCGAGGTCACCGGGGTACGGCTGCACTTGCAGACCGAGGCAGATGCGGACCTGATCGCGGCCGGGGGGTACGACGAAGTCGTGCTCGCCACCGGTGTCCTGCCCCGCGAACTCGACATCGAAGGCTTCGATGACGGGGCCGTCATCAGCTACGCCGACCTGCTGTCCGGGCGGCGCACTGCAGGGGAGCGGGTCGCCGTCGTGGGTGCCGGCGGTATCGGTATCGACGTCAGCGAATACCTCACCCACGATCAGGTCCAGAGCACTGACATCGACACCTGGAAGCGGGAATGGGGTGTGGTTGCCCCTGAGGAGGCCCCCGGCGGACTCGGCAAACCCGACCCGGCGCCAAGCCCCCGCA
Protein-coding regions in this window:
- the mobF gene encoding MobF family relaxase yields the protein MSREDVEAWFSQRPTAPSGEVLGAKVREDGLHGWDLTVSAPKSVSLLWALGSRSEHEAVAAAHEAATDAALAYLGEHATYTRQRVPGVEGVGVVRADGLAGVRYDHRTSRAQDPHLHTHVLVSNKVLAPDGSWKTIDGTSLMHELRAAGTVYQAALRAELTRSLGVAWQWVDPATGLSELANVKRADIEAWSQRHSQIDAWLSEQGVRSTAAAQQAAQKATRSAKETGKSTTELRVQWMADERARGVDLRGVYGPHVAAEGELGQRDAEPIPRTVLDELAARRSTWTRADAVEVIASLMPPDADPATLVERVEALAEETIGEAISLEAPARTIARRDGLVMMDAERRPLSDREGTARWTTTGTIEREAGAVGRAGAVADLGVDERWVVATGLSGEQERAVRALVSSPSRASVLVAPAGAGKTHSLHAARRAWEAGGHEVVALAPTGAAADVMVGEGVASAAATVATALGQANRQAHVWAPGTVVVVDEAGMIGSADLARLIEQAETDGARMVLVGDPAQLQAPGTAGGLLGLLAESLPDTVELEQVWRQRDEAERAATLAVRDGEASEVGAAVEWYRENDRLAVGSSASMVEAAWAGWSADMESGRDSLLMAPTWEVAEGLSARAQAWLIESGTVDPSQGSVVLGDASHPGPGERAYVGDVLVTRRNDYSLVTSRGAPVRTSNRWVVEAIDERGDARVRRLGGDQDGERVTLPGRYLGEHARLGYGVTIHSAQGATVSSAHALFDAGRTDRSAAYVGLTRGRESNRVYVIDDATAAVEVGASRAHADASDAFVDGESVERWVGTPDQAADRLADIVGRDRRDHAAHTVLRRAVRDEAARQATEYGMEAAVEHAELGRTTPAGRVLAAEQEQAERMSRSRAYIRAQAEQRRARGTERAVLERAPRGDGQQSLSVAEQIKARAAEKRAALDGDQTGGRAPIDEEAVRAVRSVAPSFPGDLSEYIAETSKLLAQELEKLENEPTSTITEYGYDGPGRSGAHHHGPGWGGRSHNGPGLGL
- a CDS encoding NYN domain-containing protein → MDDERTTYVLVDGENIDATLGTGILNRKPRSDERPRWDRVLTFAEEKWQQPVKGLFFLAAHYELPMPFVQALIALGYRPVPLSGRADEKVVDIAIQRTLVELRRREADVMLVSHDGDFIEQLADICDGRDVAVVGFGEFRSSAYRELVERGLEFYDLEYEVQAFTARLPRVRIIPIEEFDPLEFL
- a CDS encoding UDP-N-acetylglucosamine pyrophosphorylase, with protein sequence MQLEPRGMDQVRRLVDKGVDIPNPWTLDIGPEVNVERISGNGVTIHPGCRIRGASTVISAGVELGREGPVTIEDVRLGPNVALKGGYAAKATFLQGANLGLGHHVREGTLLEEEASGAHCVGLKQTILFPFVTLGSLINFCDAFMAGGTSRSDHSEIGSSYIHFNFTPSGDKTTPSLFGDVPRGVLLRQRPIFLGGQGGAVGPVEVAYGTVVGAGSVIRRDVLTEDTLTLVGAPPSMNRPFAADDYRNLVRVLAKNVGYLAQLNALEQWYRHVRVHFFATQELGPLVAEGAHEVISAARKERCSRLGKLVAKLPGRDQTQMVVRDRLEDLIEVVRHNETPPDMQVVESFAATAEAGVGYLEAIRGLSDEQVAAVRSWLGAVVAEAWSDAAVIVPELGRYRTQE
- a CDS encoding NADPH-dependent 2,4-dienoyl-CoA reductase, with protein sequence MTTPYPHLFSPLDLGRISLRNRLVMGSMHTGLEDGAKSLPDLTAFFVERARGGVGTIITGGYSPTRAGLLYPGAAGMFTTKHTRGHRELTGAVQAEGAKILLQLLHAGRYSYHPLQVSASRVKAPINPFTPIPLPRLGVQRTIAAFARSAELAASAGYDGVEIMGSEGYFINQFLATRTNRRRDAWGGSAQNRRRLAVEIVRQTREAVGSDFIIAYRLSMLDLVPGGQEWREVLDLARAVEDAGASFINTGIGWHEARVPTIVTSVPRGAFVDTSAKVAAHVSIPVAASNRINTPELAEQILADTDLALVSMARPFLADPELPIKAQSGRAEEINTCIACNQACLDHTFARKPVSCLVNPRAGHERTLLLPDVSVRRRIAVVGAGPAGLAAATTLARRGHEVDLFEGSDHIGGQFWLAMRIPGKEEFAETIRYFEKQIEVTGVRLHLQTEADADLIAAGGYDEVVLATGVLPRELDIEGFDDGAVISYADLLSGRRTAGERVAVVGAGGIGIDVSEYLTHDQVQSTDIDTWKREWGVVAPEEAPGGLGKPDPAPSPRTVYLLQRKSTPIGKGLAKTTGWVHRASLQAKGVHRMPGVRYDRFADGGLAISAGEPESVRVLDVDTVVVCAGQESRRDLFEELTVRGINAHIIGGADVAAELDAKRAIDQATRLAAQL